From a single Callithrix jacchus isolate 240 chromosome 5, calJac240_pri, whole genome shotgun sequence genomic region:
- the CCL14 gene encoding C-C motif chemokine 14, translated as MKVSVAGITFFLLITITLGTKTEFSSGGPYQPSECCFAYTTHRIPRQRIVAYYGTNSQCSKPGIVFITKRGKSICTNPSDKWVQDYIKDMEEN; from the exons ATGAAGGTCTCCGTGGCTGGCATTAccttcttcctcctcatcaccatcaccctAGGGACCAAGACTGAATTCTCCTCAG GGGGACCTTACCAACCCTCGGAGTGCTGTTTCGCCTACACTACTCACAGGATCCCCCGTCAGCGGATTGTGGCTTATTATGGGACCAACAGCCAGTGCTCCAAGCCTGGAATTGT CTTCATCACCAAAAGGGGCAAATCCATCTGCACCAACCCCAGTGACAAGTGGGTCCAGGACTATATCAAGGACATGGAGGAGAACTGA
- the CCL16 gene encoding LOW QUALITY PROTEIN: C-C motif chemokine 16 (The sequence of the model RefSeq protein was modified relative to this genomic sequence to represent the inferred CDS: inserted 1 base in 1 codon), producing the protein MKVSKAALSLLVLILIITSASCSQPKVPEGVNIPPTCCLKYNEKVLPRRLVIAYRKALNCYLPAIIFVTKKNREVCSNPNDDWVQEYIKDPNLPLLPSRNLATAKIXTAKNSQPKLLNSQG; encoded by the exons ATGAAGGTCTCCAAGGCTGCCCTGTCTCTCCTCGTCCTCATCCTCATCATTACTTCTGCTTCTTGCAGCCAGCCAA AAGTTCCTGAGGGGGTGAACATCCCACCCACCTGCTGCCTGAAGTATAATGAGAAAGTGTTGCCAAGGAGACTGGTGATTGCTTACAGAAAAGCCCTCAACTGTTACCTGCCAGCAATCAT CTTCGTCACCAAAAAGAACCGAGAAGTCTGCAGCAACCCCAATGATGACTGGGTCCAAGAGTACATCAAGGATCCCAACCTGCCTTTGCTGCCCTCCAGGAACTTGGCCACGGCTAAAA ATACAGCAAAGAACAGCCAGCCCAAGCTCCTCAACTCCCAGGGATGA
- the LYZL6 gene encoding lysozyme-like protein 6 → MTKVLLIYLVSSFLALNQASLISRCDLAQVLQQEDLDGFEGYSLSHWLCLAFVESKFNISKINENADGSFDYGLFQINSHYWCNDHKSHSENLCHVECQDLLNPNLLAGIHCAKRIVSGAGGMNNWAKWRLYCSGRPLSYWMTGCHLG, encoded by the exons ATGACAAAGGTGTTACTCATCTACTTGGTCAGCAGCTTCCTTGCCCTAAATCAGGCCAGCCTCATCAGTCGCTGTGACTTGGCCCAGGTGCTTCAGCAGGAGGACCTGGATGGGTTTGAGGGCTACTCTCTGAGTCACT GGCTGTGCCTGGCTTTTGTGGAAAGCAAGTTCAACATatcaaagataaatgaaaatgcagaTGGCAGCTTTGACTATGGCCTCTTCCAGATCAACAGCCACTACTGGTGCAATGATCACAAGAGTCACTCAGAAAACCTTTGCCATGTGGAGTGTCAAG aTCTGCTGAATCCCAACCTTCTCGCAGGCATCCATTGTGCAAAAAGGATTGTATCTGGAGCAGGGGGGATGAACAACTG GGCAAAATGGAGGTTGTACTGTTCAGGCCGGCCCCTCTCCTACTGGATGACAGGATGCCACCTGGGATGA